The following are encoded in a window of Castanea sativa cultivar Marrone di Chiusa Pesio chromosome 5, ASM4071231v1 genomic DNA:
- the LOC142637055 gene encoding cytochrome P450 87A3-like — translation MWSVWLSVTSLLIVIATHWLYRWRNPKCSGKLPPGSMGFPLIGETLGLLASSKSIDTPHFIKNRMKKYGPLFRTSLAGRPVGVSSDPEFNYYVFQQEGKLVERWYMDSFAKILHQDAARINAHKNVHKYLRNVILGHFGPEALKDKMLPQLEDAINKRLHGWSKLPSLEVKSSTSAMIFDFTAKQLFSFQADKSKKDICESFTNFLQGLMSFPINIPGTAYHRCLQNQKKAISIITSELEERKSNPEIHKGDFLDQILADMKTESFLTDKFVIYMMFGLLFASFETISSTLTLAIMLINENPKVIQELTEEHEVILKNREDVNSGLTWKEYKSMTFTHNVINESLRLASVAPGILRRTLQDIQVNGYTIPKGWALMVVPAALQLNPSTYEDPLTFNPWTWQNISANVSAKNFIPFGAGMTSCAEAEFSKVLMAVFFHILVTKYRMTTIKEGEVIRSPALGFGDGFHIQFSAKHG, via the exons ATGTGGTCAGTTTGGCTCTCTGTCACTAGCTTACTTATAGTGATTGCTACACATTGGCTTTATAGGTGGAGGAACCccaaatgcagtggaaaattacCTCCTGGGTCTATGGGCTTTCCACTTATTGGGGAGACCCTTGGTCTTCTTGCGTCAAGCAAGTCGATAGACACACCACATTTTATCAAGAATAGGATGAAGAA ATATGGTCCATTATTTCGAACAAGCTTGGCAGGACGGCCAGTTGGGGTATCATCTGATCCAGAAttcaattattatgtttttcaaCAAGAAGGAAAATTGGTTGAAAGATGGTATATGGACTCCTTTGCAAAAATTCTCCACCAAGATGCAGCAAGAATTAATGCTCATAAAAATGTTCATAAGTACCTTCGGAATGTAATCTTGGGTCATTTTGGTCCTGAGGCCCTCAAGGACAAGATGCTGCCACAGTTAGAGGATGCAATAAATAAAAGGTTACATGGTTGGTCTAAACTACCAAGTTTGGAAGTGAAAAGCAGCACATCAGCG ATGATCTTTGATTTTACAGCAAAGCAGTTGTTCAGTTTTCAGGCAGACAAATCAAAGAAAGATATTTGTGAATCTTTTACTAACTTCTTGCAGGGACTAATGTCATTCCCTATTAATATCCCCGGTACTGCTTATCATAGGTGTCTACAG AACCAGAAGAAAGCCATAAGCATAATAACTAGCGAActagaagagagaaagagtaatCCAGAAATTCATAAAGGAGATTTTCTTGATCAGATTCTGGCTGACATGAAAACAGAGTCGTTCTTGACAGATAAATTCGTCATCTACATGATGTTTGGGCTTCTCTTTGCTAGCTTTGAGACCATATCGTCAACTCTTACTTTAGCCATTATGTTAATTAATGAAAACCCAAAAGTGATACAAGAATTAACG gaGGAACATGAAGTAATTCTTAAAAACAGAGAAGATGTCAATTCTGGACTTACATGGAAGGAATACAAATCCATGACTTTTACTCATAAT GTTATCAATGAATCGCTTAGACTTGCTAGTGTTGCTCCTGGGATTTTGAGAAGAACCCTCCAAGACATTCAAGTAAACG GATATACAATTCCAAAAGGTTGGGCACTTATGGTGGTTCCAGCCGCCCTTCAACTAAACCCAAGCACTTACGAGGATCCTCTTACCTTCAATCCATGGACATGGCag AACATCTCAGCAAATGTGTCAGCAAAGAATTTCATACCATTTGGGGCAGGCATGACATCGTGTGCAGAAGCCGAGTTCAGCAAGGTTCTAATGGCTGTTTTCTTTCATATCTTGGTCACCAAGTACAG GATGACTACAATCAAAGAAGGAGAGGTGATTCGATCCCCTGCTTTAGGATTTGGAGATGGTTTTCAtattcagttttcagcaaagcATGGATGA